CAGTGGACAGAGCATAACCTTGCTGGGGTTTGCGTTGACGCTGATAGCCGCGTTTTGCTGGGCCTGTGGCAACATCTTTAATAAAAAAATTATGTCGCGCGCTGACCGACCTGAGATTATGTCGCTGGTGGTCTGGAGTGCGCTTATCCCAATTATTCCGTTCTGGCTGGCAAGCCTGGTTCTGGAAGGGCCGCAGAATATAGCGACCAGCCTTCGGCAGCTGGATATCCCGACCCTATTGGCAGTGGCTTATCTGGCATTTATCGCCACTATCGTTGGCTATGGGTTGTGGGGCGCGCTGCTGGGGCGTTATGAAACCTGGCGGGTGGCTCCACTCACGCTGTTAGTTCCGGTGGTAGGAATGAGTAGTGCGGGCATTTTACTAGGCGAAACCCTAAGCGCGATGCAAATTGCCGGAGCGGTATTGATAATGGCCGGGCTGTATATCAATGTTTTTGGCTGGCGCTGGAAAGTAATGAACCGACGGGCAGGGTGAGCGCGCGGGCCAGGGCTGGAAAGCGATGGCCCGCAACAGACGGGTCTAACGGGAGGAACAGGCTTGATAGTAAGGTACGCCGAGATTATCTGATTTCTCGCCACCTGACTGCGAATGGTTAAAGTCAAAAGGAGACTGGTCGTCACCCAGCGGCATCACCATATTGCTATGTTCTTTAGGACAAGGCATCTGAGTATCCAGGGGCTGTGCCAGGGCACTACCAGAGGCTATCAGCAAAACGCTTAGTAACAGCAACTGTTTCATTGTGACCTCGGATACCGGTTAACAACCACTGCAGTAATGATTAATCGGCATCAGATACTTACCTTCACCAGGCATATCGGTCACCCGAAATTTATGTGGCGGCACTGAAAAATAGTTTTTAAAAGTGCGGGTTAGCGTCTGTTGAGACTCAAATCCATAACGTTCAGCCAAATAGAGAATCGGCTCGTTGCTCTGTTTGAGCTGTTGAGCTATCTCGGTCAGCTTACGGTTACGAATATATTGGCCCAGTGAGTGGCCGGTTTCTTTTTTGAACATCCGCTGTAGATGCCATTTGGAGTAACCAGAGCGTTGCGATACGCGCTCAAGCGATAGTGGAGACTCCAGATTATCTTCGATCCAATCAAGAATGCTATGGATCGTTACGGCATCATTATTACGTTTGGACATTATCTTACCCCTTTCGTTTACGGCAGGATCTTCTTGAGCAGGTATTCAAGAGTTGCCACATCATCCGCCGTTAGATTTTTTGTTAGTTCTCGATGTAAGTCCTGACCAAATCGTCTCCGACATTCCTCGCAAAGCATGGCGCCTTGTTTGGTAAGCCGAAGGAGCACCCCTCGACCATCGGCTGGGTTAGGTAATCTTTCTGCCCATCCCTTACAGACCAGACGCTCAAGCATGCGGGTAAGAGCGCCGGGATCTACCGACAATATTTTTTTTAACTCCACCGGTGTAATACACACTTCTCTGTGTATAGCGCACAGAACGCTGAACTGTGTTGCGGTGACATCGAGTGGAGACAGGTACTCGTTAAGCAGGCGATCTTTTTTTTGGTTCACCATCTGAATCAGGCGCCCAAGTGGAATAATTTCATTAAACAGATCGCAACTGCTCTTCACGATAATTGCCCAGGCAAGTAGATTAGTCACGCGAGATACTATTGCTGCTGGAAATATAAGTCAACCGAATGGATTGTCGAATGCCACGATCTGCTAAAATGTATTTTAACAATTAAAAAATAAAAACATTCCAATATTTAACAAAAGGTTAGCGCATGCAGAATATTGCATTTTAAATGCTGTATGAGAACTAATCAGTTGTTATTTGAAGGTGTAATTCGGCTATCGTTATAATTGGTTTGGTGAATCATAAGATGTGATTATGTTAATTTCTGGATTATTTGTGGTATTGGATATGTGCAGCGAAAAAAAATACCGGTTAGTCAATTGACTAACCGGCGTTTACTTAAGGTTGAGTTTGCGTAGCTCCAGTCTCTGGCCAGCGTCGGAAGATATATATTGACCACAGCAGAGCGGCCAGGGCAGGAATTGCACCAATAAAACCAATATAACCCATACCGATATGCAGGCTGACCTGGCCACCGACCAGGGCACCTGCACCGATGCCAATATTAAAAATTCCTGAAAATAGCGACATAGCCACATCCGTGGCATCACTGGCCTGGCCGAGTACTTTTACCTGCATACCCAGAATTATCATCATAAAGCTGGTGCCCCAGAACAGACCTAGCAACAACAACTCCCAGGCACCTTTAGCGGCCGGTAACAGTGCCAGCAGGCTTAACATCACCAAACCAATAGCAATATTAATCAGCCCGGATGCATGCAGGTTGCCAAACTTGCTGAAGATAAGGCTGCCGATAATCCCAGCCCCGCCTAATACCAGCAGCAGCAGGGTCGCAAAGCCAGGGCCCAGGTGTGCGACCTGAATGACAAACGGTTCGATGTAGCTATAGGCCGTATAGTGGGCAGTGACAATAACCACAGTCAGCAGATAAATCCCCATCAGCGCCGGGCGGCGACATAATAGCGGCAGGCTTTTCAGCGATCCTGAATGCTCGCTTGGCAGGCGCGGCAGCAATTTAATAAGGCAGGCCAGAGTCACCATTGCGGCGATTCCGATGACCAGAAAGGAGGTACGCCAACCCATTAGCTGCCCAATCAGACGGCCAAGCGGCAGGCCGAGTACCATCGCCAGTGCTGTACCGGTCGCAAGCAGGCTGAGTGCCTGCGCTCGCTTACCCGAAGGGGCCATGCGGATGGCCAGCGAAGCGGTTATTGACCAGAAAATAGCGTGGGCAAAAGCGATACCAATCCGGCTAATGACCAGAACGGTAAAACTCCATGCCAGATAAGAGAGCAAATGGCTGGCAATAAAGAGTATGAAGATACCGATAAGCAGCTTTCGGCGCTCGACCTGGCTTGTCAGCAGCATAAATGGGAGAGATGCCAGGGCTACTACCCAGGCATAAATCGTCAGCATCAGCCCGACATCGGCCGTCCGCATCTGGAAGCTCTGGGCAATGTCCGACAGCAAACCTACCGGTACAAATTCAGTCGTATTAAAAATGAAGGCCGCCACTGCCATAGTGACGACCCGCAGCCACGCAGTGCGGCGCGAAACGGTCTCAGGTGCCATAAATATCCGCAAAAAATAAAGTAACAACTTTGTTGATCATAAAGCTAACTGGCGCAGATAACAGCTATTTTGTGATCGTTATCTCATTTCGTTGGGTTCTGGCGTCGGGAGAAGTGCCCGCAGAGCTTCAAGCTGGCGGGTGGATGCATCACGCCGCCATATAAGCCAGGTGGTTAGCCAGCGCCATTGAGGGGCCAGGGGCCAGACGCTTGCCTGATGGCTGCCGGGCATACTTTCCAGCATCGAGCGCGGCATCAACGCAATACCGGCACCAGCCACAACACACGCCAGCATGCCGTGGTATGACTCCATTTCGTGGATCTTCCCCGGGATTGCGTTTTCTGTCTGAAACCAGTGTTCGAGATGGCGGCGATAGGAGCAGTCGGCCCGAAACGCATAAACTGGAATGCCATTTGCCTGGGCGGGAGAGTGGATAGGGGATTGGGACAGAGGGGCCACAATAACCATTTCTTCTTTAAAAACAGCCTGTCCGTCCAGGGCCGGGTGATGGAGCGGCCCATCGACAAAAGCAGCCCCCAGCCGTCCGTCCAGAACGCCATCGATCATCTGCCCGGAAGAGCCGGTCGACAATGCCAGATCTACCTTTGGATAGCGTTGATTAAATTCGGCCAGTACTGATGGAATGCGCACCGCCGCCGTACTTTCCAGCGAACCAAGTGCCAGTATGCCCTGAGGCTCATCTCCAGACACCGCGCCTCGAGCTTCATCAACCAGTTGTAAAATCTGACGGCTGTAGTGCAGGAAGCTGTGGCCCGCGGGTGAAAGCCGCAGACGCTGATTTTCGCGAATAAACAGCGCTACGCCGAGGTCTTCCTCTAGCTGACGGATGCGGGTTGTCAGGTTAGAGGGAACCCGATGGACGGCGCGAGCTGCGGCGGTGATGCTGCCGGTTTCGGCTACTGCGTTGAACATCTCAAGCTGAACAAGATCCATGGCGTTCTCATATTGTGAATAACTTGCTTAAGATTATTCATTTTTCATTTGGTACAGGCAAGGATAGTCTCAATTGCACTCAAAAGGAGGACACAATGACCATATCACCTGCAACTCACGCTATCTCCGTTAACCCTGCCACCGGCGAGCAGCTCAATGCCTGGCCGCTGGCGAACGCTCAACAAGTTGATGAAGCAATCCAGGCCGCTGATACCGGTTTTCGCATCTGGC
This genomic interval from Salmonella enterica subsp. enterica serovar Choleraesuis contains the following:
- the eamA gene encoding putative amino-acid metabolite efflux pump — encoded protein: MTRRDGFLALLVVVVWGLNFVVIKLGLAHTPPLMLAAMRFMLVAFPAIFFVRRPKVPMRLLLGYGLTISFGQFAFLFCAIRFGMPAGLASLVLQAQAFFTILLGTVAFGERLLPRQTVGITVAACGVLVLINASLGSGQSITLLGFALTLIAAFCWACGNIFNKKIMSRADRPEIMSLVVWSALIPIIPFWLASLVLEGPQNIATSLRQLDIPTLLAVAYLAFIATIVGYGLWGALLGRYETWRVAPLTLLVPVVGMSSAGILLGETLSAMQIAGAVLIMAGLYINVFGWRWKVMNRRAG
- a CDS encoding multiple antibiotic resistance regulatory periplasmic protein MarB, with the protein product MKQLLLLSVLLIASGSALAQPLDTQMPCPKEHSNMVMPLGDDQSPFDFNHSQSGGEKSDNLGVPYYQACSSR
- a CDS encoding MDR efflux pump AcrAB transcriptional activator MarA translates to MSKRNNDAVTIHSILDWIEDNLESPLSLERVSQRSGYSKWHLQRMFKKETGHSLGQYIRNRKLTEIAQQLKQSNEPILYLAERYGFESQQTLTRTFKNYFSVPPHKFRVTDMPGEGKYLMPINHYCSGC
- the marR gene encoding multiple antibiotic resistance protein MarR, which codes for MTNLLAWAIIVKSSCDLFNEIIPLGRLIQMVNQKKDRLLNEYLSPLDVTATQFSVLCAIHREVCITPVELKKILSVDPGALTRMLERLVCKGWAERLPNPADGRGVLLRLTKQGAMLCEECRRRFGQDLHRELTKNLTADDVATLEYLLKKILP
- the sotB gene encoding putative sugar efflux transporter encodes the protein MAPETVSRRTAWLRVVTMAVAAFIFNTTEFVPVGLLSDIAQSFQMRTADVGLMLTIYAWVVALASLPFMLLTSQVERRKLLIGIFILFIASHLLSYLAWSFTVLVISRIGIAFAHAIFWSITASLAIRMAPSGKRAQALSLLATGTALAMVLGLPLGRLIGQLMGWRTSFLVIGIAAMVTLACLIKLLPRLPSEHSGSLKSLPLLCRRPALMGIYLLTVVIVTAHYTAYSYIEPFVIQVAHLGPGFATLLLLVLGGAGIIGSLIFSKFGNLHASGLINIAIGLVMLSLLALLPAAKGAWELLLLGLFWGTSFMMIILGMQVKVLGQASDATDVAMSLFSGIFNIGIGAGALVGGQVSLHIGMGYIGFIGAIPALAALLWSIYIFRRWPETGATQTQP
- a CDS encoding LysR family transcriptional regulator produces the protein MDLVQLEMFNAVAETGSITAAARAVHRVPSNLTTRIRQLEEDLGVALFIRENQRLRLSPAGHSFLHYSRQILQLVDEARGAVSGDEPQGILALGSLESTAAVRIPSVLAEFNQRYPKVDLALSTGSSGQMIDGVLDGRLGAAFVDGPLHHPALDGQAVFKEEMVIVAPLSQSPIHSPAQANGIPVYAFRADCSYRRHLEHWFQTENAIPGKIHEMESYHGMLACVVAGAGIALMPRSMLESMPGSHQASVWPLAPQWRWLTTWLIWRRDASTRQLEALRALLPTPEPNEMR